In the genome of bacterium, the window GTCGTCACCGCCGCCGAAGTCGTCACCGCCGCCGAAGTCGTCACCGCCGCCCAGGTCGTCGTCGCCGAATTCGCCCTCGTCACCGCCATCCCCTTCAGCGGAGCGCACGGTGGCGAAGTTCGAGACGAGGCGATGGAGAGCGGGCTTGCCGCAGTGGGGGCACGCCGGGTCGGGCGAGGCAAAGCTGCCCAGGAGCGATGACGATCGCTTGCCGCACGCCTCGCACCGGTACTCGTAAATCGGCATCCCTACGATTATCCGAGTGATTGGCGTCGAGCGGATAAGGACGGCGGCGGAGCGGGCGCGGCCCTACGTCCAGAGGACGCCCCTGGTCCCGGTGGAAGGCGCGCTCCTCAAGCTCGAATGCGTCCAACCGACTGGGAGCTTCAAGGTGCGGGGTTTCTTTG includes:
- a CDS encoding zinc ribbon domain-containing protein, with amino-acid sequence MPIYEYRCEACGKRSSSLLGSFASPDPACPHCGKPALHRLVSNFATVRSAEGDGGDEGEFGDDDLGGGDDFGGGDDFGGGDDFGGGDDFGGGDDFGGDDF